In one Rutidosis leptorrhynchoides isolate AG116_Rl617_1_P2 chromosome 8, CSIRO_AGI_Rlap_v1, whole genome shotgun sequence genomic region, the following are encoded:
- the LOC139862113 gene encoding protein EXORDIUM-like 3: MHHRRSPAPSSLLTLTALLFLFITLTTAYRPWPTQNTNITELQFGINKKYEGSSDLIKLKYHMGPVLTANMTIHIIWYGAWPTSQKHIIREFINSISNSGSGGQSPDRRPSVSGWWKTIQLYTDQTGSNITRTVKLGKEKNDRFLSHGKTLTRLSIQSVIKSAVTANTKPLPIHPRGGVYLLLTSADVYVQDFCQNVCGFHYFTYPSIVGYTLPYAWVGNSEKLCPGTCAYPFAVPDFIPGLKPLKSPNGEVGIDGMVSVIAHEIAEIASNPLVNAWYAGQDPSFPVEIADLCEGIYGTGGGGSYTGQMLNDRDGATYNMHGIRRRFLVQWVWNHVLNYCTGPNALDS, encoded by the coding sequence ATGCACCATCGCCGATCACCGGCGCCGTCGTCTCTCCTCACACTCACCGCCCTACTCTTCTTATTCATCACTCTCACCACCGCATACCGCCCATGGCCCACCCAAAACACCAACATCACCGAGCTCCAGTTCGGTATCAATAAAAAATACGAAGGCTCATCAGACTTAATTAAACTAAAATACCACATGGGCCCAGTTCTCACGGCTAACATGACCATACACATTATCTGGTACGGAGCCTGGCCCACTTCTCAAAAGCACATCATCCGTGAATTCATTAACTCAATTTCAAACTCTGGTTCCGGCGGGCAGAGTCCGGATCGAAGACCATCAGTCTCCGGCTGGTGGAAAACGATTCAACTTTATACCGACCAAACCGGGTCTAACATAACCCGAACCGTGAAACTTGGTAAAGAAAAAAATGACCGGTTTCTATCTCACGGTAAAACCCTAACTCGGCTATCGATACAGTCTGTGATAAAATCAGCGGTGACAGCCAACACAAAACCTTTGCCAATACATCCAAGAGGTGGGGTCTACCTTTTACTAACCTCTGCTGACGTGTACGTTCAAGATTTCTGTCAAAACGTTTGTGGGTTCCACTACTTTACGTACCCGTCAATTGTAGGGTACACTTTGCCGTATGCGTGGGTGGGTAATTCAGAAAAATTATGTCCGGGTACATGCGCGTACCCGTTTGCCGTACCCGATTTTATACCCGGGTTAAAACCGTTAAAATCGCCTAACGGTGAAGTGGGAATTGACGGTATGGTTAGTGTGATTGCACATGAGATAGCGGAGATTGCTTCGAATCCGTTAGTCAACGCTTGGTATGCCGGTCAGGACCCGAGTTTTCCGGTAGAAATTGCGGATTTGTGTGAAGGGATTTATGGGACGGGCGGTGGTGGATCTTATACAGGACAAATGTTGAACGATCGAGATGGTGCCACGTATAATATGCATGGAATCCGACGGAGATTTCTAGTACAGTGGGTTTGGAATCATGTGTTAAATTACTGTACTGGCCCTAATGCGCTTGATTCATAA